In the genome of Staphylococcus durrellii, one region contains:
- the udk gene encoding uridine kinase, which yields MKSTTIIGIAGGSGSGKTTVTDEIMKNLEGHSVALLAQDYYYKDQSHLSFEERLETNYDHPFAFDNDLLIANLNDLRNDKVVEVPTYDYKNHTRSDETIAFEPKDVIIVEGIFALENKTLRDLMDVKIYVDTDADLRILRRLLRDTEERGRTMESVVNQYLNVVRPMHNQFIEPTKKYADIIIPEGGSNKVAIDIMTTKIQTLVSKQ from the coding sequence ATGAAAAGTACGACCATAATAGGAATTGCTGGTGGCTCAGGCTCTGGGAAAACAACGGTTACTGATGAGATTATGAAAAACTTAGAAGGTCATAGTGTTGCACTTTTAGCTCAAGACTATTACTATAAAGACCAATCGCATTTATCTTTTGAAGAGCGATTAGAAACAAACTATGATCATCCATTTGCATTTGATAATGATTTATTAATAGCAAATTTGAATGATTTAAGAAATGACAAAGTTGTCGAAGTACCTACATATGATTATAAGAACCATACAAGAAGCGATGAAACGATTGCATTTGAACCAAAAGATGTTATTATCGTAGAAGGTATATTTGCACTGGAAAATAAAACATTAAGAGACTTAATGGACGTTAAAATATATGTTGACACAGATGCTGACTTAAGAATATTACGACGTTTACTACGTGACACAGAAGAACGTGGGCGTACGATGGAATCGGTAGTTAATCAATATCTAAATGTAGTGCGACCAATGCACAATCAATTTATTGAACCAACTAAGAAGTATGCCGATATCATTATCCCAGAGGGTGGCAGTAATAAAGTCGCAATCGACATAATGACAACTAAAATCCAGACATTAGTAAGCAAACAATAG
- the greA gene encoding transcription elongation factor GreA: MENQKQYPMTQEGYEKLEHELEELKTVKRPEVVEKIKVARSFGDLSENSEYDAAKDEQGFIEQDIQRIENMIRNALIIEDTGDNNVVQIGKTVTFVELPGEEEESYQIVGSAEADAFNGKISNESPMAKNLIGKGLNDEVRVPLPNGGEINVKIVDIK; encoded by the coding sequence ATGGAAAATCAAAAGCAATATCCAATGACTCAAGAAGGTTATGAGAAATTAGAACATGAACTAGAAGAGTTAAAAACTGTAAAACGACCAGAAGTTGTTGAAAAAATTAAAGTTGCTCGTTCATTTGGTGACTTATCTGAGAACTCAGAGTACGATGCTGCTAAAGATGAGCAAGGTTTTATCGAACAAGATATTCAGCGTATTGAAAATATGATTAGAAATGCCTTGATTATCGAAGATACAGGCGATAACAATGTTGTACAAATTGGTAAAACTGTTACATTCGTTGAATTACCAGGAGAAGAAGAAGAAAGTTATCAAATTGTTGGTTCAGCTGAGGCTGACGCATTTAATGGGAAGATTTCAAACGAATCACCTATGGCTAAAAACCTTATTGGTAAAGGTTTAAACGATGAAGTTCGTGTACCTCTTCCAAATGGTGGAGAAATCAACGTAAAAATCGTTGATATTAAATAA
- the pxpB gene encoding 5-oxoprolinase subunit PxpB: METKILNEQTIIYYFENEIYQTTFDKVQHIVSFIEAQELSSILEVVPSYRSVMINIDTTIDVPKNVITQLNIEGLDLNSISNEIKQTRIINIPVLYGNEHGPDLEEVAQHNNLSKDDVVNIHSSNSYLIYLLGFMPGFPFLGGLSKKIHTPRRSEPRTKIPAGSVGIANNQTGLYPKQSPGGWQIIGQTPIDVFNINREPMCLYQPGDYIKFYSITLEEFEDFKVQQQNNIFDYERLVTIENGN; encoded by the coding sequence TTGGAAACCAAAATATTGAATGAACAAACAATCATTTATTATTTTGAGAATGAAATTTATCAAACAACGTTTGATAAAGTACAACACATTGTTTCGTTTATCGAAGCACAGGAGTTATCTTCAATTTTAGAAGTAGTACCTTCATATCGTTCTGTAATGATTAATATTGACACTACGATAGATGTACCTAAAAATGTGATCACGCAGTTGAATATTGAAGGGCTAGATTTAAATTCAATATCAAATGAAATTAAACAAACACGTATTATTAATATCCCAGTTCTCTATGGTAATGAGCATGGCCCGGACCTAGAAGAAGTTGCGCAACATAATAATTTAAGTAAAGACGACGTAGTAAATATACATAGTTCTAATTCATATTTGATTTATCTACTTGGATTTATGCCAGGTTTTCCATTTTTAGGAGGCCTAAGCAAAAAAATACATACACCTAGGAGAAGTGAGCCTAGAACAAAAATACCAGCAGGGTCTGTAGGGATTGCTAACAATCAAACTGGACTTTATCCAAAGCAGTCACCAGGAGGTTGGCAAATTATTGGTCAAACGCCGATTGATGTTTTTAATATCAACAGAGAACCAATGTGTCTGTATCAACCGGGTGATTACATAAAATTTTATAGTATTACACTTGAAGAATTTGAAGATTTTAAAGTACAACAACAAAATAATATATTTGATTATGAAAGGTTGGTGACGATTGAAAATGGCAATTAA
- a CDS encoding 5-oxoprolinase subunit C family protein has protein sequence MAIKIKQPGLFTTVQDEGRIGFQNLGFSIAGALDQYAFKIGQQLIGNKGPALECTIMGPTIEFKNNNTFVITGAPFNAQLNETSVPHQTVLEANKGDILKLNNVIDGARCYILFGKPLDIPKVANSYSTHTRSHIGGFKGRTLKSGDYINCIENEYFNNTLGHRYNGQLDLDEELTIHIVEGPQIDAFSAATQSELTSNTFTISDSSDRMGYRLKGPTVSPEKSADIISEPVALGSVQVPNDGNPIILLNDKQTVGGYTKIANVCHGDLNVLAQLKPGNKIKFKWITIEEATDKLIKQQQEFTKTLTAITETPQFEISEMRSTSSKIAKLLKGE, from the coding sequence ATGGCAATTAAAATAAAACAACCTGGATTATTCACTACTGTACAAGATGAAGGGCGTATTGGTTTTCAAAATTTAGGCTTTTCCATTGCAGGTGCATTAGATCAATATGCATTTAAAATTGGACAACAACTCATTGGCAATAAAGGCCCTGCTTTAGAATGCACTATTATGGGTCCGACTATCGAGTTTAAAAATAATAACACATTCGTTATTACAGGAGCACCTTTTAATGCACAACTTAATGAAACATCAGTGCCACATCAGACCGTTTTGGAAGCTAATAAAGGAGACATTTTAAAATTAAATAATGTTATAGATGGTGCTAGATGTTACATACTATTTGGTAAACCGTTAGATATACCAAAAGTAGCGAATAGTTATTCAACTCATACCCGTAGCCATATTGGAGGTTTCAAAGGGCGTACATTAAAATCAGGTGATTACATAAATTGTATTGAAAATGAGTATTTTAACAATACATTAGGACATAGGTATAATGGTCAACTTGATTTAGATGAAGAATTAACCATTCATATTGTAGAAGGCCCACAAATTGACGCTTTTTCAGCAGCTACGCAAAGTGAACTGACTTCAAATACTTTTACAATTTCTGATAGTTCCGATCGTATGGGGTATCGTTTAAAAGGGCCAACTGTTAGCCCAGAAAAATCTGCAGATATAATATCAGAGCCAGTTGCATTAGGAAGTGTTCAAGTGCCTAATGATGGTAATCCAATAATTTTATTAAATGATAAACAAACAGTGGGTGGTTATACAAAAATTGCAAATGTTTGTCATGGTGATTTGAATGTTTTAGCACAATTGAAACCTGGAAATAAAATAAAATTCAAATGGATTACGATTGAAGAAGCTACAGATAAATTAATCAAACAACAGCAAGAATTTACAAAAACGTTAACAGCTATTACTGAAACACCACAGTTTGAAATTAGTGAAATGAGAAGTACTTCATCAAAAATAGCAAAATTATTAAAAGGGGAATAA
- a CDS encoding acetyl-CoA carboxylase biotin carboxyl carrier protein — protein MNLEQIEKLITLVKENDVRKFRYKDYSSEVDIDFTEPQSGANAVQHTANISSSESANNSAQNEGSTELDNTKSINASMVGTFFLQDEKELTNPIIEVGSTVNKGDVIGYIEAMKVLNEVVSDVEGTVSEIVADHGTQVEYNQTLIKVD, from the coding sequence ATGAATTTAGAGCAAATAGAAAAATTAATTACACTCGTTAAGGAAAATGACGTTAGAAAATTTAGATATAAAGATTATAGTAGTGAGGTTGATATTGATTTTACTGAACCACAGAGTGGTGCTAATGCAGTTCAACATACTGCCAATATTTCTTCGTCAGAGAGCGCGAATAACTCAGCTCAAAACGAGGGCAGTACTGAATTAGACAATACTAAATCAATAAATGCGTCTATGGTAGGTACATTTTTCCTACAAGATGAAAAAGAATTGACTAATCCAATAATTGAAGTTGGTTCAACTGTTAACAAAGGTGATGTAATTGGTTATATCGAAGCAATGAAAGTATTAAATGAAGTCGTAAGTGATGTTGAAGGAACGGTAAGTGAAATCGTTGCGGATCATGGTACGCAAGTGGAATATAATCAAACGTTAATTAAAGTGGACTAA
- a CDS encoding acetyl-CoA carboxylase biotin carboxylase subunit, with the protein MYRCLIANRGEIAIRIIRACRELNIETVAVYALGDEKSLHVSLADQAVCIGEANALDSYLNQDRIISAAINTGATAIHPGYGFLSESASFARKVEENDIYFIGPTYRTMEMMGDKITARQTVHSADVPIIPGSTGAVGSIDEVEEIAKDTGYPLVLKAASGGGGKGIRIVKSKEELSKAFKEAKSEGAKYFDDDRVYVEAFIPVAKHVEVQVVGDGQDNFVHLGERDCSVQRKNQKLIEESPCSALSEEKRTQICNDAVKVARASNYRSAGTIEFLVTEDAYYFIEMNARIQVEHTVTEMRANRDLLQAQLYLMMHNQLPFTQNEIVFDGHVIEARINAEDPEKGFQPSPGKVNGLHLPHGFNVRVDSLLYSGYMVSPYYDSLVAKVIVKAPNRQLAIDKLKVTLDEMVIDGFTTTADFLFAVLNYPPYAHGDAREVDIKFLDRHNIIKEA; encoded by the coding sequence ATGTATCGATGTTTAATCGCAAACAGAGGAGAAATTGCAATACGTATCATAAGGGCGTGTCGCGAACTGAATATTGAAACAGTTGCTGTCTATGCTTTAGGAGACGAAAAAAGTTTACACGTGAGTTTAGCGGATCAAGCGGTTTGTATCGGCGAAGCAAATGCTTTAGATAGTTATTTGAACCAAGATAGAATTATAAGTGCTGCAATCAATACTGGCGCAACAGCTATCCATCCTGGCTATGGTTTTTTATCAGAAAGTGCTTCTTTCGCTCGTAAAGTTGAAGAAAATGACATTTATTTTATTGGACCTACATACCGCACTATGGAAATGATGGGTGATAAAATAACAGCGAGACAAACTGTTCATAGTGCTGACGTACCCATCATACCTGGTTCAACAGGTGCAGTAGGATCTATTGATGAAGTAGAGGAAATTGCAAAGGATACTGGCTACCCATTAGTGTTAAAAGCAGCTAGTGGCGGAGGCGGTAAAGGTATCCGTATCGTTAAAAGTAAAGAAGAGCTTAGCAAAGCATTTAAAGAAGCGAAAAGTGAAGGGGCAAAATACTTTGATGACGATAGAGTTTATGTTGAAGCGTTTATACCAGTAGCAAAGCATGTTGAAGTACAGGTTGTAGGTGATGGGCAGGACAACTTTGTACATTTGGGTGAAAGAGATTGTTCTGTGCAACGTAAAAATCAAAAGTTAATAGAAGAATCACCATGTTCTGCTCTATCAGAAGAAAAAAGAACTCAAATATGTAACGATGCTGTTAAAGTAGCACGCGCTTCTAATTATAGAAGTGCTGGTACGATAGAATTTTTAGTTACCGAAGACGCTTACTATTTCATCGAGATGAATGCCAGAATTCAGGTAGAACACACTGTTACAGAAATGAGAGCAAATAGAGATTTATTACAAGCGCAATTATATTTAATGATGCATAATCAATTGCCTTTTACGCAGAACGAAATAGTCTTTGATGGACATGTAATCGAAGCACGTATTAATGCGGAAGATCCAGAAAAAGGCTTTCAACCTTCACCTGGTAAAGTAAACGGATTACATTTACCACATGGCTTTAATGTAAGAGTAGATTCACTGCTTTATTCAGGTTATATGGTTTCTCCATACTACGATTCTTTAGTAGCTAAAGTTATTGTTAAAGCGCCAAATAGACAATTAGCCATAGATAAACTTAAAGTTACTTTAGACGAAATGGTAATTGATGGTTTTACTACTACAGCAGATTTCTTATTTGCAGTATTAAATTACCCGCCATATGCACATGGAGATGCAAGAGAAGTGGATATTAAATTCTTAGATAGACATAATATTATTAAGGAGGCTTAA
- the pxpA gene encoding 5-oxoprolinase subunit PxpA, translated as MKVDLNCDLGESFGNYNIGNDENIIPVITSANIACGFHAGDSHVMNNTIKLAQENNIGIGAHPGLPDLQGFGRRNIDLSPKEIYDIVVYQLGAINGFCAIHNAKLNHVKPHGALYQMGARDEEIAHAIAQAVHDFDPSLIFVGLSNTLLISKAKALGLQTASEVFADRRYEANGQLVSRKESDALITDTEEAINQVVSMVKNQQVTAKNGEKVSIQADTICVHGDGAHAFEFVSQIRERLSKEGISISTLGG; from the coding sequence ATGAAAGTAGATTTAAATTGCGATTTAGGTGAATCATTTGGTAACTATAACATTGGTAATGACGAAAATATTATCCCCGTTATAACTTCAGCGAATATTGCTTGTGGATTCCATGCCGGCGATTCTCATGTTATGAATAATACCATTAAATTAGCACAAGAAAATAATATTGGTATTGGTGCGCATCCTGGGTTACCTGATTTACAAGGATTTGGTAGAAGAAACATAGATCTATCACCGAAAGAAATTTATGATATTGTTGTATATCAACTCGGTGCAATCAATGGTTTTTGTGCGATTCATAATGCGAAATTAAATCATGTTAAACCTCATGGTGCACTTTATCAAATGGGCGCTAGAGATGAAGAAATTGCACATGCGATTGCGCAAGCAGTCCATGATTTTGATCCTTCTTTAATATTTGTTGGCTTATCAAACACGTTATTAATTTCTAAAGCTAAAGCATTAGGATTACAAACTGCGTCGGAAGTTTTTGCTGATAGACGTTATGAAGCGAACGGTCAATTAGTGAGCAGAAAAGAATCAGATGCCTTAATAACGGATACTGAAGAAGCTATTAATCAAGTTGTTTCAATGGTTAAAAATCAACAAGTAACCGCAAAAAATGGCGAGAAAGTTTCAATACAAGCTGATACTATTTGTGTGCATGGTGATGGGGCACATGCTTTTGAATTTGTATCACAAATAAGAGAAAGATTATCGAAAGAAGGTATTTCTATTTCGACTTTAGGAGGATAA
- a CDS encoding NRAMP family divalent metal transporter, translated as MGKNAEKKKSDFQFTKSHKRLLLGSVFLMATSAIGPAFLTQTAVFTAQFAASFAFAILLSIIIDIGAQINIWRVLVVTGKRGQEVANDIVKGLGTFISILIAIGGLAFNIGNIAGAGLGLNAIFGLDVKWGAAITAVLSIAIFISKSGQKIMDVVSMVLGALMIVVVAFVMFKAHPPYGDALKHVVMPEQPIALVLPIITLVGGTVGGYITFAGAHRILDSGIKGQSFLPFVNKAAIAGILTTGILRTLLFLGVLGVVVTGATLSSDNPPASVFEHVLGPIGKNIFGVVLFAAAMSSVIGSAYTSATFLKTLHKSLFNKANLMVIAFIVVSTIIFLFVGKPVSLLIIAGALNGLILPITLGTILIASKRKSIVGDYHHPNWMLWFGILAVIVTIVTGIFSLQSLGSLFGY; from the coding sequence ATGGGGAAAAATGCAGAAAAAAAGAAAAGTGACTTTCAGTTTACTAAAAGTCACAAACGCTTATTATTAGGGTCAGTATTTTTAATGGCTACTTCAGCAATAGGCCCAGCATTTCTAACACAAACAGCTGTATTTACAGCGCAATTTGCAGCAAGTTTTGCTTTTGCAATACTTTTATCGATAATTATTGATATCGGAGCTCAAATTAATATTTGGCGTGTGTTAGTCGTTACTGGTAAAAGGGGTCAAGAAGTAGCAAATGATATTGTTAAAGGGTTAGGTACATTTATTTCGATATTAATCGCAATAGGTGGTCTTGCTTTCAATATTGGTAATATCGCAGGGGCAGGATTAGGTCTGAATGCAATATTCGGTTTGGACGTCAAGTGGGGTGCAGCTATTACGGCTGTATTATCAATTGCTATATTTATTAGTAAAAGCGGGCAAAAAATTATGGATGTCGTTTCCATGGTCTTAGGTGCTTTAATGATTGTAGTTGTAGCTTTTGTTATGTTTAAAGCACATCCTCCATATGGAGACGCATTGAAACATGTTGTAATGCCTGAACAACCAATCGCATTAGTATTACCAATTATTACATTAGTTGGAGGAACAGTAGGAGGTTACATAACTTTTGCCGGTGCACATAGAATATTAGATTCAGGAATAAAAGGTCAGTCATTTTTACCATTTGTTAATAAAGCTGCCATTGCTGGAATTTTAACAACTGGTATTTTACGCACATTATTATTTTTAGGTGTTTTAGGTGTAGTGGTTACAGGTGCTACATTAAGTTCAGATAACCCTCCAGCATCGGTGTTTGAACATGTGTTAGGGCCAATAGGTAAAAATATTTTCGGTGTTGTACTGTTCGCAGCAGCAATGTCATCAGTAATAGGTTCGGCTTATACGAGTGCTACATTCTTAAAAACATTACATAAATCATTATTTAACAAAGCTAACTTAATGGTCATTGCATTTATAGTCGTATCTACGATTATTTTCTTATTTGTTGGTAAACCTGTTTCTTTATTAATTATCGCAGGTGCGTTAAATGGATTAATTTTACCTATTACATTAGGAACTATATTAATTGCAAGTAAACGTAAATCAATCGTCGGTGATTATCACCACCCTAATTGGATGCTATGGTTCGGAATTTTAGCCGTGATTGTAACGATTGTAACTGGTATTTTTTCACTACAAAGTTTAGGCAGTTTATTTGGATATTAA